The genome window AGCAGGAAGATTGGGCAAGCCGCCTGTAATATTTGTCCATGTATTTCCAAAGTCATCTGAAACAAATACTTTATTGCTTGCATTGTAACCACTAAAAGTTACATAAACAATATTTGGATAAAGAGGATGCACTTCAATCCAGGTAATTGAGTTGCTTGAAGTTGGTAATCCACTAAGCAAATCCCATGTAGTACCACTATTTGTTGTTCTATACAAGGAAGATGATTTGGCTACATAAAGCACATTGGTATCGGATTTTGATATAGCCATAGCTACCACTTTGGAGCTTCCCCAATTGGTTAGTTTAATCCAATCGTTATATCCTCTGTTTTCGTTTTTCCATACATTTCCATATCCGGCATAAAGAATTTTAGGTTCTTTTGGATTAATGATAAAAGGTGTAATCCAACCGCCATCTTCACTAATGTTTCTCTTAATTCCTGAGAAATTATTCCCTCCATTCGTAGACCTTCGGATATCACCATAATACAAAGAGCCATACATATAACTTGGGTTGGAATAATCAATCAGGCATTCCATGCCATCACCACCCAAAACATTTTCCCAATTAGGATCGTATAATTTAGAACCATTATCTTGGAGACCGACCATGACTAAATCTTTATCTGTAGCAGAAATACCCAAACGATAAATTTGTGAAATCACTAAGCTTTGGCTGATATCCGTATAATTATTTCCATTATCAAGACTTCTAAAAATGCCACCATCACTTCCAATATAAAGTGCGTAGGGGTTTAAAGGATGAAAGCGCATGTCATGAATATCTGCATGTACCCAAGGCGCTCCACCTCCACCGTACCAGTGTGCATTTAATGACCAGTTTGCTCCTTCATTTGTTGTTTTCCAGATATTAACTCCGCCAACATAAACTTCAGCCTTATTGACAGGAGAAACAACTATGCTCAGGTCGTACCAACCTTGTCCACGAAGGTCATTTCCATTTGTTGACCAACCCAATACATTAGGGCTAGTCGACATTTCAACAAAGGAATCAGCCCCATTTGTGGACCGATAAAAACCTAAAAAACCATGTCGGTTACTATAATTTGAAGAAGGTGATTCAGAAGCTAAAATGTAAACATAATTTGTATCATCAGGTGTTACCCCAATGGCTAGTCTGTTGGCTTTGCCAGTGAATCCTCCAGTGATTTCTGAAAAATTATCTCCACCATCTGTTGACCGATAGAATTTTCCGCCTGTTGAACTTGAACCTGTGTAAGCTGCTGCATAAATAACATCCGGATTTCCGGGCTTAAACACAATATCCTTAAAACCACCATTCCGTTCTAAATCCCATTGTATGCCACCATCTGTTGTTTTATATATACCAGCATTTGTTGCAACAAATAAAATATCGGGATTAGTGGGGTGCATAATTAATTTGCGGATGCTTCTGCCATAAACAATATTCCAATCAAGTCCAGTGGTATTCCATGTGCTACCACCATCTGTTGATTTTAACACGCCTAGACTATAAGTGTCATAGGCATCTCCATCACTGGATGCCAGATACATTGTATCTGGGTTTGTGGGATGAATGACCAAATCACTGATTCCAATAGCAGGTAAATTGTCTGTATTTGTATGCCAGCTAGCTCCGCCATCAGTGCTTTTCCATAAGCCACCTGAAGGTGCTCCAACCCAAATAATATTCGTGTCAGTAGGGTGAAAAACTACACAATTTATTCGTCCAATTCCTGTTCCTGATGAAATCGCTGGCCCCATGGATGTCCAGTTGCCATTGCTTCTGTTATGGTCAGGACGTATGGGAAGTGCAGGATTTAGTGCATTATATGTGGCCATTGGATCAGGAAGTATTCCGCTAGGATAAACACGTGGTTCCATAAACCACTCCCAGCGTTTATATTGCTTCCAGCCTTTCATGTCATTTTTATTTTCCTGACTATTCCAATTGTCATTGAATGCTTTTTGGATTTCGTAAAAATTTTTATCGCCAGGAATCAGTGGATTGTTATCACTTTGTGATATTGCCAATTGTGGGATAAGTAATATGAAGGTGAGTATTAATAGTACAGCCCTTAGGACTATATTGGGATATATACCCTTTATAATTTTCATGTGATTAACTTTAATAGCATTAAACGCCTTTCGTAGGACAAAGGTACGGATTTAGAGAAACGTAGAGATTTAATATGATTCTAATTTGCATGAAAAGATACTTTGGAAACGATTTGGTATCAAATTTGTTTCCCAAGGTTTCGCTTCTTAATTTTGCTTTTGAAATTTGAAGATGATCTAAGTGATGGATAAAAGATTTGAAAAAATACTAACAGAAACCAAGCGTATATTTATGACATATGGAATACGATCTGTATCCATGGATGATATATGCCGTGAATTAGGTATTTCAAAAAAAACCTTATATCTATTTGTGAGCAATAAAGCAGAGCTGGTAAAGCTTACTTTGTTGCATGAACATCGTCAAGGAGCCATTGCTTTCAAGAAAATAATGAAAGAAAATAAGAATGCCATCGATCAGCTTATGATGGTAAGTTTATTTATAAGCAAGAAGCTTTCTGAAATCAACCCTACATTCAGTCATGATTTAAAAAAATACTTTCCTTCATCAAGTCGGGAAGATTCAGAAAAACGTAATCAGAGTATTGCATTAAAAGTGAAAGAGAATATTGAATTGGGAATAAAACAAAATTTGTATCGTAAAGATCTGAATAGTGAATTGGTATCTCAATTATATGTTCAGAAGATCGAAACAATTATGAGCCCTGAAAATTTTCTTGCTTCAAATTATTCTTTCACAGAAATATTTAAAGTCATGTTTGAGAACCATATTCGTGGAATTGCTAATGAAGAAGGTATCAAGCATTTTGAAGAAAAAATAAAAACATTCAACATTAAATTATAGATTAATGATTAGTAAGAATTTAATTAAACTATTTAGCTTATTCCTAATCTTTTCAGCTTCTCAGTTACATGGACAAACAAGTCTGAGCCTGATTGAAGCACAAGAGTATGCATTAAAGAATAGTGCACAGGTAAAAAATGCTTTGCTGGATATTGAAAAGGCAAAAAAGAAAATCTGGGAAACTGCAGCAATGGGATTACCACAAATTAATGGTGCGGTCGAATATACGTATATGCCCACTATTCCAGAGATGCAATTTTCAGCTGTTACCCATGGCGAGTTACAACCAGATGGAAAAACAGTGCTTCTTAATTCAATAGATGTACCCATAAAATTAGGAGTTCCCCATTCAGTAACTTTTTCAGCAACTGCTAGTCAATTGGTTTTTTCGGGATCGTATATAGTAGGTTTACAAACTTCAAAAATGTTTAAAAAACTATCTGAGCAAAGTTTGCAGATGTCGGAAAATGACGTGAAAGAAGATGTAGCCAATACTTATTACATGGTTTTAGCAGCTGATGAAAACAATAAGTTGTTGAAATCAACTTCTGAAAATATGAAGAAAACCCTTATGGAGTTTGAGGCAATGTTCAAAGAAGGTTTGATTGAAAGCACTGATGTAGATCAACTAAAATATACCGTAACAAATATTGACAACACATCAAAAATGTTGGAAAGACAAGTTGCAATAGCCTATCGTTTGCTAAAATTTCAAATGGGTATGGATTTGAGTCAGGAAATTATACTATCAGATCAGCTGGATGATGTAATTGCTGGTATTACAATGGAAAGTATTATAAACAAGAATCTGGATATCAATTCAAATATTACCTATCAGCTACTTAATACGCAGGAATCTTTGCAAGAAGCTCTGGTAAGACTTGAGAAATCAGCTTATTTGCCAACACTTGCTGCTTTCTATCAACATCAGGAAAAGCCATTTAAAGCAGATTTTGATTTTTCATTTCCGGATATTGCAGGAGCAAGTTTGAGTATTCCCATTTTTAGTTCAGGAATGCGTAATGCAAAAGTGGCTCAGGCAAATATTGAGCTCGAGAAAAGCAGAAATACTAAAAAGATGGCTGTTCAAGGCTTAATGCTTGAAGCGCAGCAGTCACATATTATGCTACAGTCTTCTTTCGAGAAGTTTATTAATGAAAAATCCAATCAGGAATTAGCCAAGTCAATCTATAATAAAACCCTGATAAAGTACAAAGAAGGAATGTCGTCAAGCATGGATTTGACGGTGGCAAACAGTCAATATCTGTCGGCTCAAAGCAATTATTTCAATGCTTTATTGGAAGTATTGCAGGCAAAGAATAAATTAGATAATATTTTGAATAATAAATAGTGATTAAGTAGTCTGCCACAGATTTACAGATTAAACATGAAATATTCAGAACAAGATTATCCTTGACAAAAAGAATTAAACTATAAATTGTCATAGAAATTCAAATCTGTTAATCTGTGGCAATTATTAATACATAAAGAAAATAAATTACAAAAAATGAAAACTAATAATCTTAAAAATACAAGAAAAATGAAATCATTTGCTACAATTGCAATAGCAGCACTGGTATTGATGGCATCCTGTTCACAACCAGATAAAACAGCACAACTTGAAAAGTTAAAAAAGGAGCAAGCTGATATTACATTAAAAATAAAAACACTTGAAGAAGAAATTTCAAGTGAAGGAAAAGTGGTTGAACATACCAATTTGGTTCCAGTTAAAGTCGCAAACTTAGCCAAACAGGTGTTCAAACATAGTTTTGAAACACAAGGTAATGTGGAGTCAGAAAACAATATTTTAGTTCCTGCCCAGAGCCAAACTTTGGTTACGGCAATTTATGTTAAGGAAGGCGATCGCGTTTCAAAAGGACAACTTCTTGCAAAGTCGGATGGCTCCATATTGGAGAAATCAATTGCAGCATTAAAGGTAAATGTTGACTTAACTAATACAATTTATGAAAAGCAAAAAAGGCTTTATGATCAGGAAATTGGCAGTGAGATTCAATATCTTTCAGCAAAATCATCAAAAGAGGGTCTTGAAAAACAAATGGCTGCCTTGCAAGAGCAGTTGAAACTGACCAGGATTATTTCTCCAATCAATGGAACCGTTGATGAAGTAAACTTGAAAGTTGGTGAATCAGCTATGTTCGGAGGAATTCGTGTTGTACAATTGAGTGCATTGAAAGTAAAAGCCGCTATTTCTGAAAAATACATTGCCAGTGTTCATAAGGGCGATGAGGTGAAAATTAACTTTCCAGATCTCGATACAATTATTTATAAGAAAATTGAGTCTGTATCACAAGTAATCAATCCAGATAATAGAACCATTAACATTGAATTCAGTTTACCAAGCGGAATTAAAGATCTGAAACCGAATATGATTAGTGTGTTAAGCATTACTGATTATGTAAATGAAAACGCATCAGTTGTTCCTCAAAAAATTATTCAACGAAAAGGAGATGAGGAGTTTTTATTTGTTGCAGAAAAAGATGGAGACAATTGGAAAGCAGTCAGGAGAATCATCACTATAGGACAAACTCAAAATGGAAAAGCTGAAGTTTTAAGCGGACTGAAAACCAATGATAAATTGATCATTTATGGTTATCAAAATTTGTCAGATGGTCAGTTAGTGAGAGTTCAGAAAAACTAATGATTTCAAAATAAAACAAAAATTTGTAAGATGAAGCAAAGAAAATTTCCATTAACCAATTTTGCAGTCAACAACAGGACGACTATTTATTTCTTTACTGTTGTGCTCATAATTTTTGGAGTCATTTCGTATAATAATACACCCAAGGAAAGTTTTCCGGAAGTCGTATTTCCTTATTATTCTATCGTTTCAATTTATCCGGGAACTTCTCCTTCAGATATTGAAAATCTGGTAACAAGACCCATCGAAAAGCAAGTTAAAAGTGTTGACGGTGTAAAGTCTATTGAAAGTAAATCCTTACAGGATTTTTCACTGGTATTTGTTGAATTTGAAACAAATGTTAATCCGGATGATGCCTATCGGGATATTAATGAAGCCGTTGATAAATCAAAAAGTGATTTACCCACTGGTCTGATTAGTGATCCGGAAGTAAGCGCCATTAATGTATCTGAATTCCCCATACTGTATATCAATTTATCAGGCGATTTAAGCTTAAATAAACTGAAAGATTATGCCGATATACTTCAGGATGATATTGAAGGATTGGAAGAAATTACTCGTGTAGACATTGTTGGAGCACTCGAAAGAGAGTTTCAAATAAATCTTGACCTGTATAAAATGCAAGCAGCAGGTTTGTCTTTCGATCGAATTTCTCAAGCCGTGGCCTTTGAAAACATGAGTATTTCAAGTGGGCAATTACACTCAGGAGGAACTCAGCAAACACTTCGAATAATTGGTGAATTTACGAGTATTGAAGACCTTCAGAACATCATGTTGATGGATGGTATTTATCTGAAAGATATTGCTGATGTCAAAGATGGTTATGCCGATGCAGAAAGTTATTCAAGGATTAATGGCGAGAATGTTATTACGCTTAATGTTGTCAAGAAAACTGGCAAAAACCTGATTGAGGCTGTTGATAAAATAGAGATTATTCTCAAGGATTTTCAAGCGGATGCCTCCCCAAATCTAAGCGTAATTACTTCAGGTGATCAAAGTACAATGACAGAAAATAATGTGAGCAATTTATTCAACACCATTATTCTTGGATTTTTAATTGTTGTGTTGGTGCTTATGTTTTTCATGGGAATTGATAATGCTTTGTTTGTAGCAGTCGCAATTCCACTATCCATGCTGATCGCATTTATATTTGTTAATGCAGTTGGTTTTACTATGAATATGGTGGTATTGATGGCCTTTATTTTGGTGCTTGGAATTGTAGTTGATAACTCCATTGTTGTTGTGGAAAATATCTATCGTCACTACATGACTACTCCCAATTTAGCGATAGCTCCAGCAGCAAAAATGGCAACTGCAGA of Bacteroidota bacterium contains these proteins:
- a CDS encoding TetR/AcrR family transcriptional regulator, translating into MDKRFEKILTETKRIFMTYGIRSVSMDDICRELGISKKTLYLFVSNKAELVKLTLLHEHRQGAIAFKKIMKENKNAIDQLMMVSLFISKKLSEINPTFSHDLKKYFPSSSREDSEKRNQSIALKVKENIELGIKQNLYRKDLNSELVSQLYVQKIETIMSPENFLASNYSFTEIFKVMFENHIRGIANEEGIKHFEEKIKTFNIKL
- a CDS encoding TolC family protein, which encodes MISKNLIKLFSLFLIFSASQLHGQTSLSLIEAQEYALKNSAQVKNALLDIEKAKKKIWETAAMGLPQINGAVEYTYMPTIPEMQFSAVTHGELQPDGKTVLLNSIDVPIKLGVPHSVTFSATASQLVFSGSYIVGLQTSKMFKKLSEQSLQMSENDVKEDVANTYYMVLAADENNKLLKSTSENMKKTLMEFEAMFKEGLIESTDVDQLKYTVTNIDNTSKMLERQVAIAYRLLKFQMGMDLSQEIILSDQLDDVIAGITMESIINKNLDINSNITYQLLNTQESLQEALVRLEKSAYLPTLAAFYQHQEKPFKADFDFSFPDIAGASLSIPIFSSGMRNAKVAQANIELEKSRNTKKMAVQGLMLEAQQSHIMLQSSFEKFINEKSNQELAKSIYNKTLIKYKEGMSSSMDLTVANSQYLSAQSNYFNALLEVLQAKNKLDNILNNK
- a CDS encoding efflux RND transporter periplasmic adaptor subunit, with translation MKTNNLKNTRKMKSFATIAIAALVLMASCSQPDKTAQLEKLKKEQADITLKIKTLEEEISSEGKVVEHTNLVPVKVANLAKQVFKHSFETQGNVESENNILVPAQSQTLVTAIYVKEGDRVSKGQLLAKSDGSILEKSIAALKVNVDLTNTIYEKQKRLYDQEIGSEIQYLSAKSSKEGLEKQMAALQEQLKLTRIISPINGTVDEVNLKVGESAMFGGIRVVQLSALKVKAAISEKYIASVHKGDEVKINFPDLDTIIYKKIESVSQVINPDNRTINIEFSLPSGIKDLKPNMISVLSITDYVNENASVVPQKIIQRKGDEEFLFVAEKDGDNWKAVRRIITIGQTQNGKAEVLSGLKTNDKLIIYGYQNLSDGQLVRVQKN